The Caldicellulosiruptor acetigenus DNA window TAACCTGGAGGTCTTTTGATGTTAAGCTTATTCAAGATTTTGTCAAATCTTTCCCTGTCCTCTGCGATATCTATTCCCTCTGCGCTTGTACCAAAAATCTTGATACCCTCTTTTGCAAGCTGCTGAGAAAGTTTTATAGCTGTTTGACCACCAAATTGGACTATCACACCCTCTGCTCTTACTGTTTCAATAACATTTAACACATCTTCTTTTGTGAGAGGTTCAAAAAAGAGCATATCTGAAGTATCAAAATCAGTACTTACAGTTTCAGGATTGTTGTTGATAATCACAGACTTTATGCCAAGCTTTGAAAGTGTATAAACACTGTGTACAGAAGTATAATCAAACTCAATTCCCTGACCAATTCTAATCGGACCTGAGCCCAAAACAACAATTTTTCTCTGTGTATATGATGTTTGTGATACTGCTACATCATTTTCTCTTTCATATGTTGAGTAATAATATGGAGTTTTTGCTTCAAATTCTGCTGCACATGTATCAACCATTTTGTATACCGGTGTTATGTTTAGGCTTTTTCTTAAACTCCTCACATCATTTTCAGATATCCCTTTGAGACTTGCAATTGTCTTGTCACTGAACCCCATCTTCTTTGCTTCAAGCAGAATACTGCTGTTTAGTTCCTCTTTTTTTATTCTCTCTTCCATCTCGATTATATTTTTAATCTTGTGAAGGAAAAATCTGTCTACTTTGCTGATTCGGTATAGGTATTCTACTTCATATCTTCTTCTTATAGCCTCAGCAAGTGCAAATATTCTTCTGTCATCAGCCTCGATTATAAGTTGTGAGAGACTTTCGTTATCTAAACTCTTTAGCTCTGGAAGGTCTAAGTAGTCCAGCCCTATGTCAAGAGACCTTATACCTTTTAAAAGGCTTTCTTCAAACGTTCTTCCGATTGCCATGACCTCTCCAGTTGCCTTCATCTGGGTACCAAGCTTTCTATTTGCATAAGTGAACTTGTCAAACGGCCAGCGTGGAATTTTCAGAACAACATAGTCAAGAGCAGGTTCAAAGCTTGCGTATGTCATTTTTGTAATAGCATTTTCTATTTCGTCAAGTGTATAGCCAAGCGCAATCTTTGCAGCAATTCTGGCAATTGGATACCCTGTCGCTTTTGAAGCTAAAGCAGATGAGCGGCTGACCCTTGGATTTACTTCAATTACTGCATATTCAAAGCTATCAGGATTTAGAGCAAACTGAACATTGCACCCTCCTTCAATCTTCAGAGCATCTATGATTTTGAGAGCAGATGATCTTAGCATTTGATATTCTTTATCAGAAAGTGTCTGCGATGGTGCAACAACAATGCTATCGCCTGTATGAATTCCCACCGGGTCAATATTTTCCATGTTACACACAGTAATCAGGCATCCGTTTGAGTCTCGCATAACCTCATACTCTATCTCTTTCCACCCTTTTATACTTTTCTCTACAAGTATTTGGTGCACAGGACTGTACGAAAGACCTCTTCTTGCAATCTCAACAAACTCTTCTTCATTGTTTGCAATACCACCGCCAGTCCCACCAAGGGTATATGCCGGTCTTATTATAACAGGAAAGCCTATTTTCTTTGCAAACGCAAGACCATCTTCTACACAGTTTACAACCTCACTCGGAACAACAGGTTCGCCAATTTTTATCATCAGCTGTTTAAAAAGTTGTCTATCTTCTGCAAACTCAATAGCTTCAATGTTTGTTCCAATTACCTTGACATTGTATTTGTCAAGGATCCCACTTTTGTAAAGTTCAACAGCAGTGTTAAGGCCTGTTTGCCCTCCAAGTGTTGGTAATATAGAGTCAACTTTTTCTTTTTGAATTATTTTTTCTATTATTTCACAAGTTATAGGCTCGATATAGATACTGTCTGCCATAGTTTTGTCTGTCATTATTGTTGCTGGGTTTGAGTTTATAAGAATAACCTCAATACCCTCTTCTTTTAACGCCTTACAAGCCTGGCTTCCTGAATAGTCAAACTCAGCTGCCTGGCCAATTATAATCGGTCCTGAACCAATAACCAAAACCTTTTTTATATCCTTTCTCAGTGGCACTTTAAAGTCTCACCTCTTTTGATTTTATTTCTTTAAGAGATTGCTGCATTGATACTTTCCTTGATACTTTTTGAAGCTAAGTAGCTACTCTTTTCAAAATCAGAATGAACATAGTTTTTGTATGCATAGATTATATCACGCGACGAATTTACTATTATGCCCATGTTGTTGCTGTCCACAAAATATTTCAAATCTTCTACTTTTCCTCCTTGCACACCAATTCCCGGTACAAGAAGGAAAGAGTTTGGCAAGATTTCCCTTATTCTTTTACCAGCCTCAAGCTGGGTTGCACCTACAACAGCACCAACATCACTGTAACCTTCTTTCCCTATGCAGTTTTTCCCCCATTCATAAACTTTTTCGGCTACAACTTCAAAAAGGTATTTATCTTCTACCATCAGATCTTGAAAATCACCAGAAGAAGGATTGGAAGTCTTAACAAGCACAAACAAACCTTTTTTGAATCTCTCACAGTCTTCAATAAATGGCTTTATACCGTCTTGACCAAGATAAGGGTTTGTGGTGATTGCATCAAACTCAAAAAACCTTATTTTTTTACCAAAAACAGGTGTCTCGCCAAGGTAAGCGTTTGAGTATCCTTTTGCAGAACTTGAGATGTCGTTTCTTTTACCATCAAAGATTACCACAAGCTTTTTGTTTTTTGCATATTCACAGAGTTTATGCAAAACCTCAAATCCATGGTAAGAGTACTGTTCAAAGAATGCTGCCTGAAACTTTACTCCAACCACATTTTCTTCCACAGCATCGATAATCCTTCGGTTGTATTCAAACAAAATGGTTTTTAAATTGTCAATCTCGCTTTTTTCTTTATCATAAAATCTTTTGATAAAATAATCTGGTATATTTTCAATGCTTGTATCAATTCCTGCTATAAGAACACTATTTTTCTTTTTTATAGACTCAATTAGCCTATCAGAAAAGTTCAGCAATTCAAAACACCGTCCTTTTTTAATATCTTCCCATTATATATTACTGTCTCAACATAAGAAGTCAAAAGTTTTCCTAAAAACACACTATTTTTCGACTTTGACACAATGTTTTCCTCTCTCACTTCCCACTTTTTCTTTAAATCCACAATCACAAGGTTAGCTTTTTGTCCTTCTCTTATAACATTTGGGGGAAGTCCAATTACTTTTCTGGGATTTTGGTTCAAAAGCTCAACCACTTTCCCCAACTCAAACCCATTTTTCTCAACAAGATATGTGAACAGCACAGAAAATGCAGTCTCAAACCCAATTGTCCCGCTTGCAGCAAGGTTAAATTCGACATTCTTTTCATCTTTATGATGCGGAGCATGGTCTGTTGATATACAGTCAATTACACCTTCTTTTAATCCTTCAATCAAAGCTTCCACATCCTCTTGTGTTCTCAGAGGAGGGTTTACCTTTGCGTTTGTGTTAAATCCAAGCACCTCTTCTTCTGTAAGACTTATATAATGCGGGCATGTATCAGCCGTGACATTTACACCCCACTCTTTTGCCATTTTTATAAGCCTGACAGATTCTTTGGTGGACACATGGGTTATATGAAGATGTGCTTTTGTCTCCTTTGCAAGAAGAATATCTCTTGCAACAATAATTGATTCTGCCTCGCGTGGAATTCCTCTGAGTCCCGTGATTGTTGATACATGTCCTAAATTTATCTGTCCTCCTTCAGACAAGTTCGTATCCTCACAGTGTGAAATGACAGGTATTGAAAAATCTTTTGAGTACAAAAGAGCATTTCTCATAATGTTTGCGTTCATAACACACTTTCCATCATCTGATATAGCAATAGCCCCTTCTTCTTTCATAAATCCTATCTCTGCAAGCTCTTCTCCTGAAAGTCCTTTTGTTATAGCTCCAACAGGTAAAACCTCAATTGGCGAAACCTCTCTTGCACGGTATTTTATATACGCAACCATTGCTCTGTTGTCTATAGGAGGGTTTGTATTTGGCATACAGCAGATGGTTGTAAATCCTCCTGCTACAGCAGACCTGCTACCGCTTTTTATGTCTTCTTTGTACTCAAAACCAGGTTCCCGCAAATGACAGTGAATATCGGTAAAGCTTGGCATTACATACTTGCCGCTTGCATCTATTATAATCATCTTGTCAGGATTTTCTTCTATGTTTTTACCAATCTTTTCTATCTTGTCATCAACTATCAATATATCAACTTTTTCAGCTTTGTCGTGAATACTATTTACAAGCTGTGCATTTTTTATCAATATCATCACCTATAAATTCCCTCCTTGCGCGTACAAAGATATAAAACTGCCATTCTAACAGCAATACCGTTTGTGACCTGCTCATCAATTGTAGAATTTGGCAGCTGCATCACCTCTGAAGAAATTTCAACTCCCCTGTTGACAGGACCAGGGTGCATTATCAGGGTGCTGCCTGAAATATACCTCATTATACCTTCGTTTAATCCATAAAACTTGTAATATTCTTGTTTTGAGGTTATAAAACCCCGTTTTTGTCTCTCAAGCTGAATCCTCAAATCTATTACAACATCTTTTCCTGAGACTGCCTCTTCTAAAGAAGATGCAACCTCAGCAAAGTTTTCAATATAAGGTGGAATAAGCGTTTGTGGCCCAAACACTGTGATTTGGTTGTCAAACTTAGAAAGTCCCCATATGTTGCTCCTTGCAACCCTGCTGTGAAGAATATCGCCAATGATT harbors:
- the carB gene encoding carbamoyl-phosphate synthase large subunit; amino-acid sequence: MPLRKDIKKVLVIGSGPIIIGQAAEFDYSGSQACKALKEEGIEVILINSNPATIMTDKTMADSIYIEPITCEIIEKIIQKEKVDSILPTLGGQTGLNTAVELYKSGILDKYNVKVIGTNIEAIEFAEDRQLFKQLMIKIGEPVVPSEVVNCVEDGLAFAKKIGFPVIIRPAYTLGGTGGGIANNEEEFVEIARRGLSYSPVHQILVEKSIKGWKEIEYEVMRDSNGCLITVCNMENIDPVGIHTGDSIVVAPSQTLSDKEYQMLRSSALKIIDALKIEGGCNVQFALNPDSFEYAVIEVNPRVSRSSALASKATGYPIARIAAKIALGYTLDEIENAITKMTYASFEPALDYVVLKIPRWPFDKFTYANRKLGTQMKATGEVMAIGRTFEESLLKGIRSLDIGLDYLDLPELKSLDNESLSQLIIEADDRRIFALAEAIRRRYEVEYLYRISKVDRFFLHKIKNIIEMEERIKKEELNSSILLEAKKMGFSDKTIASLKGISENDVRSLRKSLNITPVYKMVDTCAAEFEAKTPYYYSTYERENDVAVSQTSYTQRKIVVLGSGPIRIGQGIEFDYTSVHSVYTLSKLGIKSVIINNNPETVSTDFDTSDMLFFEPLTKEDVLNVIETVRAEGVIVQFGGQTAIKLSQQLAKEGIKIFGTSAEGIDIAEDRERFDKILNKLNIKRPPGYTCYTLQEALRIANSLGYPVLVRPSYVLGGQGMKIAFDDDDIVEMLSYAKNLNSHPILIDKYIVGKEIEVDAISDGEDILIPGIMEHIERAGVHSGDSISLYPARNISKYIEEKIVEYTLKIARELECKGLMNVQFIVQNEELYVIEVNPRGSRTVPFLSKVTGVPMVELATMVSLGYKLKDLVNTVGLLPKKDFYAFKVPVFSFEKLPDVEVSLGPEMKSTGEVMGISKDYYVALYKGLVASGTKLPLEGGVLFTVADPDKNEIIPIAEKFEKLGFKIYATSKTAKHLNFYQVAANYVKKVSEGSPNIIDLIRKGEINIVINTPTKGRQPQRDGFLIRRFAVENKVPIFTSVDTAKAVVEIIEFLKQKRELDIFNIGEIDNEAIRR
- the pyrF gene encoding orotidine-5'-phosphate decarboxylase, which gives rise to MLNFSDRLIESIKKKNSVLIAGIDTSIENIPDYFIKRFYDKEKSEIDNLKTILFEYNRRIIDAVEENVVGVKFQAAFFEQYSYHGFEVLHKLCEYAKNKKLVVIFDGKRNDISSSAKGYSNAYLGETPVFGKKIRFFEFDAITTNPYLGQDGIKPFIEDCERFKKGLFVLVKTSNPSSGDFQDLMVEDKYLFEVVAEKVYEWGKNCIGKEGYSDVGAVVGATQLEAGKRIREILPNSFLLVPGIGVQGGKVEDLKYFVDSNNMGIIVNSSRDIIYAYKNYVHSDFEKSSYLASKSIKESINAAIS
- a CDS encoding dihydroorotase; translation: MILIKNAQLVNSIHDKAEKVDILIVDDKIEKIGKNIEENPDKMIIIDASGKYVMPSFTDIHCHLREPGFEYKEDIKSGSRSAVAGGFTTICCMPNTNPPIDNRAMVAYIKYRAREVSPIEVLPVGAITKGLSGEELAEIGFMKEEGAIAISDDGKCVMNANIMRNALLYSKDFSIPVISHCEDTNLSEGGQINLGHVSTITGLRGIPREAESIIVARDILLAKETKAHLHITHVSTKESVRLIKMAKEWGVNVTADTCPHYISLTEEEVLGFNTNAKVNPPLRTQEDVEALIEGLKEGVIDCISTDHAPHHKDEKNVEFNLAASGTIGFETAFSVLFTYLVEKNGFELGKVVELLNQNPRKVIGLPPNVIREGQKANLVIVDLKKKWEVREENIVSKSKNSVFLGKLLTSYVETVIYNGKILKKDGVLNC